The following DNA comes from Miscanthus floridulus cultivar M001 chromosome 5, ASM1932011v1, whole genome shotgun sequence.
GGTGGGAGAGAGATTTTGTGTAGGGTTTTAGGCCTCGGTCCTCGGGGGCCACGTTTGATAGCTTTCCTGGCTCTGCTCTTCCTTTCGCGGAAAAGAACTGCCAACACCCTGCCAAGCCTAAATGCATTTTGAAAGGCAGGTTTATTTTCACAGAAAAAATacagaaataaaaaaaatctcgcATTTCAaacagggcaaaaaaaaaaaaatgctctCTCACGCTGACAAGTCCTCGCTAGGAACGCGCCCGAAAGCCGTAGTTTCTCTGCGCCTCTCTTTTTTGCTCCCAAAAGATTGAACCTAGTACATACGGTGTATTAGTCTAGAATTAAGAATTAGAATCTTTAtcatcgcaaaaaaaaaaaaattagaatcTTTATTGATTTTTGCTGTTTAGGTGTCCACAAAATTGAGATTTAGAATTATAACCTCAATTCCTTACTATTGACCTACAACTAGAAGTAATCTCAGTTTACCGAGGACTAAGGGGTTCTCCCATTAGAATCTTTATTGATTTTTGCTGTTTAGGTGTCCACAAAATTGAGATTTAGAATTATGACCTCAATTCCTTACTATTGACCTACAACTAGAAGTAATCTCAGTTTACCGAGGACTAAGGGGTTCTCCCATTAGAATCTTTATTGATTTTTGCTGTTTAGGTGTCCACAAAATTGAGATTTAGAATTATAACCTCAATTCCTTACTATTGACCTACAACTAGAAGTAATCTCAGTTTACCGAGGACTAAGGGGTTCTCCCCTGTGCCCGCCTCCCTCGCCATGCGTGCCTCCTACCTCTGGCACCTCCCTTGGCGGTCGCCACTCCCGTAGCCATCCTCGTTGGTCGCCTCAACTGCCGATCATCGCTCCAACTCCTCCCTCTCTGTGTGCACCCGTGCTCTTGACACCTCCCTCCATATGCTTTCCCCTCGTTGGCCTCTTGATTCGCATGCCACCAACCCCTCCCCCCCCGCCTCCCAACACCTTCCTCATCGTGCACACTCCTAGCTTCCGACGTCTCCCTTGTCGATCGTCAACCCCGACCTTCTCCACGCATGTGCCCAATCACCTCCCCGCGTCCGACCCTCTCTGTGTCAAGTCTGGTAGGCTCCTCTCTTTGTTCCCCAGCTCCGGGTCATGTGGTTGCTGCCGGTGACAAGAGGACTAGGTCACAGGTGTGGAGACAAGAGAGGAGCAGAAGATGAGTCGATTCTATGTACATTCAAACAATAGAACTGGTATTGTAAGCTATTTTCAATACAAGGCTGGTTTGGTATTGATATCCAATTCAATTCTAGCAGCTTCAATATCTACATCTAAACAGAGCCAGTCAGCCGGAGAAGAGACCCAAGGTGCGGCACGGCATGcccaaaagatggcatgacaaataGTGTTTACTTTCGAATTTAAAATACTGTAAAGGCCAATTTCATTTCAAAAAACGGAATCTGGATATAACACACTAGATCGGATTTGAACCGAGAAAATACAATCCCAGGACATAATTTTTAAatgattgatcggtagaggagtgaATTGAGCTTTGTGAAGAACTGAATATACACAACTGCTACCTGCTATTAAGCTGAGCATAAAGCAATTAGATCACTTACCAGGTGGCGTACTAGCTCTTGAAATCTCTACCGTAAAACAGGATGAAAATGCAGCGCAACTAGCTGAATCACAAACACAAGGCAACACTTGCAGCGAATTGGTTATGCAGTGAACAGGCAAACATGGCCCtttaaaaggaaaaaaagagagcATTTTTATGAAAGAAAAAACATGGGTAAAGATATCATCGTGATCCTTTACTATGATGAGCATTAATATTGCTGGGGAGAGTCGACAGGCCCCTTTAACATACAAAGGTAACATCCATTACTGGACAACACAACATCTGACACCAATACGATCTTTTGATGAACATCTTTTTACTATATTTTTAAGGAATAAAAAAGGGTAAGGAACCAGTCGTTTGATGTAAAAATGCCACCCCTCTCATTCACAACAGGGTTTAACAAGAACATGAACACAACCCACGGGCAAATGTCGAAATGGTGAAATGAATTTTTTGATGCTTGACCCGCACTGCCTGCCAGAGATACATCAGTCCATGGGAGTATAGGACACAGCTTTTCCTTCGGGCAAAAATTCCAGCACTCCTGCCATGTAGACTTCTATGCAGTCCTTTCTGATATACAAGAGAGCACGGACAATGAAATCCAAGACACATATTTACCTCAGGGTTTCAGATTCGATGCACATTTGTTTTCAATGCATCTAGTATAGTACACCTGAATATCCATTTGAATTTCGACCAGTGCCGATTGCCTTCCTCTTCTGTCACCACTATCCAACAAAACACTCTTTACTAGCACTCACTCAAATGGATTCCTAGGTGGAAAAGCTCCTTGATGTGTTGAACTCCTGTAATAAAGTGATGATTTAGAAAGTAATGTGCATTACTAACTATATGTGCAAGTATCAAGGAGCTTACAACATGTGAGAGTCTTGTCCTGCCACATAGGCTAACCCTCCTGGACCAAAAATCAGATATGGTATTAACAGCGAGAATTTTCAGTCTTTCTGTGACTGTATATTTGTGCATCAGTGCATGAGGAGTTATATGAGCAAAGATTAAGTACCTTGAGGCCCAGAAGGAATATATGACATAGTGGAATTTTGAGAAATCCATGGCTCTGTTAAGCTTCCAGAATAATCTGTGGGAGTGTGAGGATCTGGTAATGTTTCTTGCAGTGAGGTCAAATCCATGAACTGAAAAAGGGAACCAAAAGGTGTCAGTGAATAacgaaaaccaaaaaaaaatgtaTTAGACAATATGGGAACAACTGCATTCAGGTTAGCATGTCAAGAACCAAAGAATAATGTACACAGACTCTATTCCTGGGTTTGTATTCACATAataaacgaaaaaaaaaactaaaatccaATGAATTGGTTTCCTTTTAGTCTGAACTTGTGTGTTATGAAGTCACAAAGATTTAAGTCTGAACACATTTCTTCCAATGGGAGCCGAAGTTGCTAAAGGGATGACATCTTAGGAGATTTTGGAGACTGAAAGTTCACAGTAAGTCTTGCTTTAGGAGGGAGCCTATGATGGTCAAGGCAATCAAGAACtcagatttgaattccttgtacTATAGCTCTGTTTGAAGAATTGTAGGCTGACTTAGGTTAGTTGGCTCTTTCGCTTAATTTCTTTTGTATGTTCATATTCCAGCCATGAATACTGTTGTTTCAAATAAGAAGCTTACAAATAGAAGGAACAAAATTACTAGCTCGCATTATTCTTAATACTATTGTAAATCagaaagaaaaataataatacCATGTCATTGGCGTCAACATCAGATTCAAATGCCATGTCAAATGGGTTTGTTGATTTTCCAGGATGAGAGACCATGCCACCCTGAAATAAAATTCATGAAATTGTTACCACGGTAAAATAATCCTGTTTTGACACTTGGGTAAACTGGTTCCAGTTATGCACCAGCACTATGGCAGGCAGATTACGTGAAATAAAGGGCATGCAAAGAAGCTAAATGACATTCGCAGGTGCCCATTAGGGTGATGTATGCATTGTGGGAGCCTCAGAATTCATAGTCCAAATTGTCTTGGTAAAATGTTCCCTCAATGTTTATCATAAGCTAGATAATGCCATGTCAAGTAGACCCCACAAACAAATATACATTATATGTCAAAGGGCACAATTTTAATATGTCAGTTCGTGTTTGCTCTTAGTAAAAATGGAACTGTTGCCAAACAAGAAAGCTAACTGGCTATCATAGGAAAGAACCTTAAATCATGGATAAAACATACCAAATGGGGCTGGAGTGATGAAGGAAACGATGGTCCAACCACctcaacatgtgaaacattgaagCCAGAAAACATATCCCCAGGAGTTGGCCTTTCAGGCTCACCCCTAGCTAAATCCTAAAGAATGATTCAGAATATTGAGTCCAGTCTTCATTGAGAAATATACTTTTTGAGTCGTTAACTGAAACTTATGTACCTGTGGAGTTCTGGCTTCAACATATGGACCACTTGGCATAGAGAATTGATGAGCTTCTACTTGAGGCATAGTATTAAATGTGAACAGATTATCTGATGTGCTCTGAGTAGATTCACCAAAGGCATTCCAAGACTATAAACAAGCAGGAGAAAGTTACTAAACATGTGAAGCTATAATAATCCATTAACAGCCTCATATGTCAAATGACAAAATTACCTGAGAATTTTCTTTGGGGACAGGGATCTTCACTTCCTCAGCATTTAAACTCCAGTTATCCATCATAGCCGGAGAACTTTGTGACCCAATCGCATTTGGTGGCGAAGTTGGTAATGTTGATTGATCAATTCCTTTAGCAATACCATCAGATGGAGGGAATGCAGCAGGCACCTGACCTTGAACATTTGAAACAGATGTCAACGATCCATGTTGCATGTCAAAGAAAGCCCATCCATCATTAGCAGGCAATGGAGCTGCTGATGGAATTTTCTGAACAGTAGACAAATGTGGCAAATGTTGGTCAAAGCCAgcaaatagatctattggctgaGAGGGTGAGGATGTTGCTGGTTCCTGCAAAATTGACAGACTGAATAAATCTTGGTGCACAGCATGAGATGTGGCGACTGCTTCAGCTGATGGTACAATGCCCTTCTGAACAACACTATGGGCAGGTTCTTTAGCAACATCAGAATGACTGGATACATTATCTGTATTATGAGAAGCTGGTAACTGTTCATTAAAGCCAGCAAACAGATCTATCGGCGCAGCAGATGTGACAGGCTGTTGCACAGTTGATTGATCAAAGAGGTCAAGAGGTGTGGAAGTCATTGGTTGTACTGGAGCACGCGTCGACACCACAGCTTCAATCTGAGCGCCACTATGTTGCACTGGTTTCCTGGTGGCAGCAGTTTGGCTACCTAAATCAGCAGGTTTCTGAGGTACCAAGTTGTAATTGTTGGGTGGCGAGGCATATTGTTGTGTCGAACAAGCCTCGGGAGAAGCCACAGTCTGATGGTTTACAGCACAATGGGCTGACTTTTCTGTTGGTGCATCAGGCGGGTTACCTGATTCAAATGATTTGTTAGAAACTGAGCTACCATCAAATGATCCAAAACTTCCAGAAGAAGCTGTTCGCTGCACATGGAAAGATGGAACGATTTATATAATATCCACTATACTTGGAAGAGTTTTCTAAGCCCAAGAGGCATTTACTGGAAAGGGAAGAGAACAGAAGAATCAAAAACCTGTGAACGTCGAACTCCATTGAAGTCTGTTTGCGAAGCTGCATTAGGGTATTTCTgggattgaggattatcagcaGAGACATTTCTTGAATGGTGGACTGAGGGACTGCTGTAGCCTGTCTCCTGAGAGCTAGGAGAAAGCACATCATTTCTAAAGTCACCAATGCTTGAAGCTGAGAAGTCAGAAAACCTTGATCCTGAACTTTCATTAGCAAAACGGTCTTCATTCATCTTCTCTCGCAAATGACCTGGACTGAATAGTAAGTTGCCAAGTTTCCCATCGAAGAGCGCCCTATCTGAAGGCCTTCTAGCAAGCGTGTCGACTTGCTTACCATATCGTCTATCTTCATACTGAAAATCATAGGGTGGACTCTGGGAATACGAATGATAAGAGCTAGGTCTTCTCATGTCATTGTCATTGTCCTTCATACTCTGCCAGAAAAAATGGAAACTATAATTAAAGCATATTCGTGGACTATGGTAGTTTCAGCAGGAATATGTGGACAACTATGGGAATTAGTTGGAATGGCAATATGGGCTATGGTAGTTCAAAGGTTACATAAATACAGCGCAGTTACTTATACCTCCGTATCTCTGTTCACTAGACTTATACAAAGGATaatacaatgtactcgcaaggcaAATCAGCTCATTACCTCACTATCTGTGGCTGGTTTGTTAGAGGATCCACCAGCATACTTCTTATCCACATAAACAGCCCTGATAAATTCCCTTATCCTATCCGGATTGCTGAAGCAAAACATAGAT
Coding sequences within:
- the LOC136455147 gene encoding uncharacterized protein; its protein translation is MGSRREEERNEKIIRGLMKLPPNRKCINCNSVGPQYVCTNFWTFICLSCSGIHREFTHRVKSVSMSKFTTQEVQALEQGGNQRARDIYLKDWDWQRMRLPVNTNPDRIREFIRAVYVDKKYAGGSSNKPATDSESMKDNDNDMRRPSSYHSYSQSPPYDFQYEDRRYGKQVDTLARRPSDRALFDGKLGNLLFSPGHLREKMNEDRFANESSGSRFSDFSASSIGDFRNDVLSPSSQETGYSSPSVHHSRNVSADNPQSQKYPNAASQTDFNGVRRSQRTASSGSFGSFDGSSVSNKSFESGNPPDAPTEKSAHCAVNHQTVASPEACSTQQYASPPNNYNLVPQKPADLGSQTAATRKPVQHSGAQIEAVVSTRAPVQPMTSTPLDLFDQSTVQQPVTSAAPIDLFAGFNEQLPASHNTDNVSSHSDVAKEPAHSVVQKGIVPSAEAVATSHAVHQDLFSLSILQEPATSSPSQPIDLFAGFDQHLPHLSTVQKIPSAAPLPANDGWAFFDMQHGSLTSVSNVQGQVPAAFPPSDGIAKGIDQSTLPTSPPNAIGSQSSPAMMDNWSLNAEEVKIPVPKENSQSWNAFGESTQSTSDNLFTFNTMPQVEAHQFSMPSGPYVEARTPQDLARGEPERPTPGDMFSGFNVSHVEVVGPSFPSSLQPHLGGMVSHPGKSTNPFDMAFESDVDANDMFMDLTSLQETLPDPHTPTDYSGSLTEPWISQNSTMSYIPSGPQGGLAYVAGQDSHMLFNLLGAKKRGAEKLRLSGAFLARTCLAGCWQFFSAKGRAEPGKLSNVAPEDRGLKPYTKSLSHRHCAAAISSPTKNAGAAMRPFHPPRPNPNQYHRARPGGDPGPPHLPGTPMHPAFPPPVPNLAAAAANPIAAAAAANPFLALQFLGQAQRLQNLGFLAAAALQQQQQAQFFPVGFPANPNQFATFAGGPPPAGFNGGGAFRPGGAGICGPRPPSPMMSPAGNGSNNSNAGSGGTSRPILNVGRKDHNSKAGSGGTPGPILDVGRKDRNSSAGSNGEVYHFENKADGSISNFASENGNKITDQKSGFITDQKSGFSAGRDGRGGRQFGAFRGRGRGRHPNQSHGRGSNNLGEIKSNFMGHKSSASGHCSDIPAPASGGRRKPPPIVYDSNEVKRWVEARKKNYPTSVNINKKLSEIKSDNENKDKDAQLRRQELKEVLAKQQELGFDLPELPPGYLSDTGDQCIENKNNRKTQCRDSHFGNRFNNNKRPRYERGGLQSKRSKVWNHTPRADDAMAKSREPTLLQKLLSSDIKRDRHRLLHVFKFMTLNNFFKDWPDKALQFPSVKVNQIEIESNIGTDDLENGEMANDSILGVNENGDWKELSSIDEEGTDSANHNDEDVDGVSADSSIEDGAERRMRMKSSLMSLKMIPQSENFTEPGIQIKDESFLLV